In one Agrobacterium tumefaciens genomic region, the following are encoded:
- the map gene encoding type I methionyl aminopeptidase, whose amino-acid sequence MVTYIDAASAPLKNTGVIRLYTPEDFDGMRKACQLTARCLDELAAIVKPGVTTDAIDRFVFEFGADHGALPATLNYRGYTKSVCTSINHVVCHGIPDEKPLRDGDIVNIDVTYVLDGWHGDSSRMYPVGQIKRAAERLMEVTYECLLRGIAAVKPGVRTGAIGAAIQTYAEAERCSVVRDFCGHGVGRLFHDTPNILHYGRPDEGPEIREGMIFTIEPMINLGKPHVKVLSDGWTAVTRDRSLSAQYEHAVGVTATGCEIFTLSPGGFDRPGLPPLPPA is encoded by the coding sequence ATGGTCACCTATATCGACGCAGCCTCCGCCCCCCTCAAGAATACAGGCGTTATCCGCCTCTATACCCCTGAGGACTTCGACGGGATGCGCAAGGCGTGCCAGCTGACGGCGCGCTGCCTCGATGAACTTGCGGCAATCGTCAAGCCGGGTGTCACCACGGATGCCATCGATCGTTTCGTCTTCGAGTTTGGCGCCGACCACGGTGCGCTTCCGGCAACGCTGAATTATCGCGGTTATACGAAATCCGTCTGCACCTCGATCAACCATGTGGTCTGCCACGGCATTCCAGACGAAAAGCCGCTGCGCGACGGCGATATCGTCAATATCGATGTGACCTATGTGCTGGATGGCTGGCATGGCGATTCAAGCCGCATGTATCCGGTCGGCCAGATCAAGCGCGCCGCCGAGCGGCTGATGGAAGTGACCTATGAATGCCTGCTGCGCGGCATCGCGGCGGTGAAGCCCGGTGTACGGACCGGCGCAATCGGCGCGGCGATCCAGACCTATGCGGAAGCCGAGCGTTGCTCGGTGGTGCGCGACTTCTGTGGCCACGGTGTCGGACGCCTGTTCCATGACACGCCCAATATCCTGCATTACGGCCGTCCGGACGAAGGCCCGGAAATCCGCGAAGGCATGATCTTCACCATCGAGCCGATGATCAATCTCGGCAAGCCGCATGTGAAGGTGCTTTCCGACGGCTGGACGGCGGTGACGCGCGACCGTTCCCTTTCCGCGCAATATGAACATGCGGTCGGAGTCACGGCCACCGGCTGCGAAATCTTCACGCTGTCGCCCGGCGGCTTCGACCGTCCGGGCCTGCCGCCGCTTCCCCCCGCATAA
- a CDS encoding JAB domain-containing protein codes for MAKRPALPSADPSQTSGFQAGEGDLFDGADERGFFAEPRSAPKKPAAAVAEQEADAAHFHGHRDRLRARYRDGGDTALADYELLELLLFRLIPRRDTKPIAKALIARFGTLGGVLGAPLPLLQEVKGVGEAVALELKLVASVSQRMLKSEIRNKQVLGSWSSVIDYCHAAMAHETREQFRILFLDKRNVLIADEVQGQGTVDHTPVYPREIVRRALELSSTALILIHNHPSGDPTPSRADIEMTKTIIDTAKPLGITVHDHIIIGKDGHASFKGLRLI; via the coding sequence ATGGCAAAACGCCCCGCCCTGCCTTCCGCCGATCCTTCCCAAACGTCCGGCTTTCAGGCGGGCGAAGGCGATCTTTTCGACGGAGCGGATGAGCGCGGCTTTTTCGCCGAACCAAGAAGCGCCCCAAAAAAACCGGCCGCGGCCGTTGCGGAACAGGAAGCGGATGCCGCCCATTTTCACGGCCATCGGGACCGGTTGCGGGCGCGCTATCGCGATGGCGGCGACACGGCGCTTGCCGACTATGAATTACTGGAGCTTTTGCTGTTCCGGCTCATCCCGAGACGCGATACCAAACCCATCGCCAAGGCGCTGATAGCCCGCTTTGGAACCCTGGGCGGCGTGCTCGGCGCGCCGCTGCCGCTCCTGCAGGAGGTAAAGGGCGTGGGTGAGGCCGTAGCGCTCGAGCTGAAGCTCGTCGCCTCCGTTTCCCAGCGCATGCTGAAAAGCGAGATCCGCAACAAGCAGGTTCTCGGCTCCTGGTCCTCTGTCATCGACTATTGCCATGCCGCCATGGCCCATGAAACGCGCGAGCAGTTCCGCATCCTGTTCCTCGACAAGCGCAATGTCCTGATCGCCGACGAGGTACAGGGCCAGGGAACCGTGGACCATACCCCGGTCTACCCGCGGGAAATCGTGCGCCGCGCGCTTGAACTTTCATCTACTGCATTGATTTTAATACATAATCATCCAAGTGGGGACCCCACCCCCTCCCGCGCGGATATCGAGATGACCAAAACCATCATCGATACGGCAAAGCCGCTCGGCATCACCGTTCACGACCACATCATCATCGGCAAGGACGGCCACGCAAGCTTCAAAGGCCTCCGGCTGATCTGA
- a CDS encoding pilus assembly protein codes for MFNGVRFFRDRSGSSAVEFAIVAPIFFLVLLTMIAYGIYLMAAYSVQQIAADAARTAVAGLNTTERQQLARDFVTKSDLSYAFMDKKRFTVDVATDPANANQFTVKVEYDARDLPIWSLYSYTLPEPVIRRFSTIRIGGA; via the coding sequence ATGTTTAATGGAGTGCGTTTCTTTCGCGATAGATCCGGCTCGTCTGCTGTCGAGTTCGCCATCGTCGCGCCGATATTCTTTCTCGTCCTGCTCACCATGATCGCCTACGGCATTTATCTGATGGCGGCCTATTCGGTGCAGCAGATCGCCGCCGATGCGGCAAGAACGGCGGTTGCCGGGCTGAACACGACCGAGCGCCAGCAGCTGGCCCGGGATTTCGTCACCAAAAGCGACCTCAGCTACGCCTTCATGGACAAGAAGCGTTTCACAGTCGATGTCGCCACCGATCCCGCCAATGCCAACCAGTTCACGGTGAAAGTCGAATATGACGCCCGCGATCTGCCGATCTGGAGCCTCTACAGCTACACCCTGCCCGAGCCGGTCATCCGGCGTTTTTCCACCATCCGGATCGGAGGAGCATGA
- a CDS encoding 3-deoxy-7-phosphoheptulonate synthase class II produces the protein MAQNWTPGSWRQKPIQQVPEYPDAAALAATEATLATYPPLVFAGEARRLKKQLANVAEGNAFLLQGGDCAESFLEHGADNIRDFFRAFLQMAVVLTYGAQLPVVKVGRIAGQFAKPRSSNVEAQDGVTLPSYRGDIINGIEFNEASRIPNPERQLDAYRQSAATLNLLRAFAMGGYANLENVHQWMLGFIKDSPQADRYRKLADRISETMDFMKAIGISAENNPSLRETDFFTSHEALLLGYEEALTRVDSTSGDWYATSGHMIWIGDRTRQLDHAHVEYFRGIKNPIGLKCGPSLTPDNLIELIDALNPANEAGRLTLICRFGHDKVADSLPKLIRAVEKEGRKVVWSCDPMHGNTITLNHYKTRPFERILSEVESFFQIHRAEGTHPGGIHIEMTGKDVTECTGGARAVTADSLSDRYHTHCDPRLNADQALELAFLLSERMKSGRDEKRLAIANA, from the coding sequence ATGGCACAGAATTGGACACCCGGCAGCTGGCGGCAGAAACCGATCCAGCAGGTTCCCGAATATCCTGACGCGGCAGCGCTTGCGGCAACGGAAGCCACGCTTGCGACCTATCCGCCGCTGGTTTTTGCCGGTGAAGCCCGCCGCCTGAAAAAACAGCTTGCCAATGTGGCCGAAGGCAACGCCTTCCTGTTGCAGGGTGGCGATTGCGCCGAAAGCTTCCTCGAGCATGGCGCGGACAATATCCGCGACTTCTTCCGCGCTTTCCTGCAGATGGCCGTTGTCCTGACCTATGGCGCGCAGCTGCCCGTCGTGAAGGTTGGCCGTATTGCCGGTCAGTTCGCCAAGCCGCGCTCTTCCAACGTGGAAGCGCAGGATGGCGTGACGCTGCCGTCTTACCGCGGCGACATCATCAACGGCATCGAATTCAACGAGGCCTCGCGCATTCCGAACCCGGAGCGCCAGCTTGACGCCTACCGCCAGTCGGCGGCGACGCTGAACCTCCTGCGCGCTTTCGCGATGGGCGGTTATGCCAACCTTGAAAACGTTCATCAGTGGATGCTTGGCTTCATCAAGGACAGCCCGCAGGCGGACCGTTACCGCAAGCTGGCCGACCGGATTTCCGAAACCATGGATTTCATGAAGGCGATCGGCATCAGCGCGGAGAACAATCCGAGCCTGCGCGAGACCGATTTCTTCACCAGCCATGAGGCCCTGCTGCTGGGTTACGAAGAGGCGCTCACCCGCGTCGATTCCACCTCGGGCGACTGGTATGCCACCTCCGGCCACATGATCTGGATTGGTGACCGCACGCGTCAGCTCGACCATGCGCATGTGGAATATTTCCGTGGCATCAAGAACCCGATCGGCCTGAAATGCGGTCCGTCGCTGACGCCGGACAATCTGATCGAGCTGATCGATGCGTTGAACCCGGCGAACGAGGCCGGACGCCTGACGCTGATTTGCCGTTTCGGTCATGACAAGGTGGCGGACAGCCTGCCGAAGCTCATCCGTGCGGTGGAAAAAGAGGGCCGCAAGGTCGTCTGGTCCTGCGATCCGATGCATGGCAACACGATCACGCTCAACCACTACAAGACGCGTCCGTTCGAGCGCATTCTGTCGGAAGTCGAAAGCTTCTTCCAGATTCACCGCGCCGAAGGCACGCATCCGGGTGGCATCCATATCGAGATGACCGGCAAGGACGTGACGGAATGCACGGGCGGCGCGCGCGCCGTGACGGCGGATTCGCTGTCCGACCGTTACCACACCCATTGCGATCCGCGTCTCAACGCCGATCAGGCGCTGGAACTGGCCTTCCTTCTGTCGGAGCGCATGAAGAGCGGTCGGGATGAGAAGCGCCTGGCGATTGCCAACGCCTGA
- the gor gene encoding glutathione-disulfide reductase, which yields MTAYDYDLFVIGGGSGGVRSGRVAASLGKRVGIAEEYRYGGTCVIRGCVPKKLFVYASQFPEHFEDSEGFGWSVGERSFDWKKLIAAKDKEITRLEGLYRKGLENAKADIFDSRAELVDAHTVKLTKTGETFTAERIVIAVGGTPNEHRALPGHELTISSNEAFDLEELPKSILIAGGGYIAVEFANIFHGLGVETTLIYRGKEILSRFDQDMRKGLHEAMEAKGIRILLGDVIEEVTKGEGALQARTKNHGTLAVETVMLALGRDPNTKGLGLENAGVKLDARGAIIVDDYSRTNVPNIFALGDVTDRVQLTPVAIHEAMCFIETEYKNNPTKPDHELIATAVFSQPEIGTVGLSEEEAGKKYPELEVYRAQFRPMKATLSGRQEKTIMKLIVNASDRKVVGVHILGHEAGEMAQLLGITLKAGCTKDDFDRTMAVHPTAAEELVTMYSPSYRVVNGERV from the coding sequence ATGACAGCTTATGACTACGATCTTTTCGTCATCGGTGGCGGCTCCGGCGGCGTGCGCAGCGGCCGCGTGGCGGCCTCGCTCGGCAAGCGCGTGGGGATTGCTGAAGAATACCGTTATGGCGGCACATGCGTCATTCGCGGCTGCGTGCCGAAGAAGCTGTTCGTCTACGCCTCGCAATTCCCTGAGCATTTCGAGGATTCGGAAGGATTCGGCTGGAGCGTCGGTGAAAGGAGCTTCGACTGGAAGAAACTGATCGCGGCGAAGGACAAGGAAATCACCCGTCTCGAAGGGCTCTACCGCAAGGGTCTGGAAAACGCCAAGGCCGATATTTTCGACAGCCGGGCGGAACTGGTCGATGCCCATACCGTGAAGCTCACAAAAACCGGCGAGACCTTCACGGCCGAGCGTATCGTGATTGCCGTCGGCGGCACGCCGAACGAGCACAGGGCGCTGCCCGGCCATGAGCTGACGATCTCGTCCAACGAGGCTTTTGATCTGGAAGAGCTGCCGAAGTCGATCCTGATTGCCGGCGGCGGTTACATCGCGGTGGAATTCGCCAATATCTTCCATGGGCTCGGCGTCGAAACGACCCTGATCTACCGTGGCAAGGAAATCCTGTCGCGTTTCGATCAGGACATGCGCAAGGGTCTGCACGAGGCCATGGAAGCCAAGGGCATCAGGATCCTGCTGGGTGATGTCATCGAAGAAGTGACGAAGGGTGAGGGCGCATTGCAGGCCCGCACCAAGAACCACGGTACTCTTGCCGTCGAGACGGTGATGCTGGCGCTCGGGCGCGATCCGAACACGAAGGGCCTCGGTCTCGAAAACGCCGGCGTGAAACTGGATGCGCGCGGCGCGATCATCGTCGACGACTATTCGCGGACCAACGTCCCGAATATCTTCGCTCTGGGTGACGTCACCGACCGGGTACAGCTGACGCCGGTGGCGATCCACGAGGCTATGTGCTTCATCGAAACCGAATACAAGAACAACCCGACCAAGCCGGATCACGAGCTGATTGCGACGGCGGTGTTCTCGCAGCCGGAAATCGGAACTGTCGGTCTTTCGGAAGAGGAAGCGGGCAAGAAGTATCCGGAGCTGGAAGTCTATCGCGCGCAGTTCCGGCCGATGAAGGCGACGCTTTCCGGCCGCCAGGAAAAGACGATCATGAAGCTGATCGTCAATGCCAGCGACCGCAAGGTTGTGGGCGTGCATATTCTTGGCCACGAGGCAGGCGAGATGGCGCAGCTTCTCGGCATCACGCTGAAAGCCGGCTGCACCAAGGATGATTTCGACCGTACCATGGCGGTTCATCCCACAGCCGCCGAGGAGCTGGTGACGATGTATTCGCCGAGCTACCGCGTGGTGAATGGCGAGCGCGTGTAG
- a CDS encoding DUF2059 domain-containing protein — MIKLAGLGKAAAASILISGIVFGTAARAQEISEAHIAAARQAIASLGVTDRFDDILPGLAERLKAELIQASPNVQDAITETVDAKALELAPRRADLEREAALTYARAFTVEELNAISTFYSSEAGKKLLKDGPIATRELMKAADIWAAGINRDLNASSMTELQKVAGADLKPLPADQNATGGAPAAPKP, encoded by the coding sequence ATGATCAAACTAGCGGGACTGGGCAAAGCTGCCGCTGCTTCGATCCTTATTTCCGGCATCGTGTTCGGTACTGCCGCACGCGCTCAGGAAATTTCGGAAGCGCATATTGCTGCCGCACGGCAGGCGATCGCCTCTCTTGGCGTCACCGACCGTTTCGATGACATCCTGCCGGGTCTGGCGGAGCGTCTGAAGGCTGAACTCATCCAGGCATCGCCGAATGTTCAGGACGCGATCACCGAGACCGTCGATGCCAAGGCGCTCGAGCTTGCGCCGCGCCGCGCCGATCTGGAACGTGAGGCTGCACTCACCTATGCGCGCGCCTTCACCGTTGAAGAGCTGAACGCCATTTCCACCTTCTACAGCAGCGAAGCCGGCAAGAAGCTTCTTAAGGACGGCCCGATCGCCACGCGCGAACTGATGAAGGCTGCCGATATCTGGGCCGCCGGCATCAACCGCGACCTGAACGCTTCCAGCATGACCGAACTGCAGAAGGTCGCCGGTGCTGACCTGAAGCCGCTTCCGGCCGATCAGAACGCCACGGGCGGCGCTCCGGCGGCTCCCAAGCCCTGA
- the rpiA gene encoding ribose-5-phosphate isomerase RpiA, translating into MDARQMKIKAAEAALSHVQDGMRLGIGTGSTAEEFVRLLAEKVAAGLKVEGVPTSERTARLCVELGVPLKSLDELPELDLTIDGADEVDHALRLVKGGGGALLREKIVAAASARVIVIADQSKVVETLGAFPLPIEINPFGQVATRIAIEKLAARSGLSGTLTMRSSGDGAFMTDGGHLILDASFGRIPDAEALARELNTIPGVVEHGLFINLASLAIIAGPEGARVMQAV; encoded by the coding sequence ATGGATGCCCGCCAGATGAAGATCAAGGCCGCCGAGGCCGCATTGTCCCATGTTCAAGACGGGATGCGGCTTGGTATCGGCACGGGTTCAACGGCTGAGGAATTCGTGCGGCTGCTGGCGGAAAAGGTTGCCGCCGGTCTGAAAGTCGAGGGCGTACCGACCTCCGAGCGCACCGCACGGCTCTGCGTGGAACTCGGCGTGCCGCTGAAATCCCTCGACGAGTTGCCGGAGCTGGATCTGACCATTGACGGCGCCGATGAGGTGGACCATGCGCTGCGGCTTGTGAAGGGCGGCGGCGGCGCGCTTCTGCGCGAAAAGATCGTGGCGGCGGCATCTGCCCGCGTGATCGTGATTGCCGACCAGAGCAAGGTCGTGGAGACGCTTGGCGCCTTTCCGCTGCCCATCGAAATCAACCCGTTCGGCCAGGTGGCGACCCGGATCGCCATCGAGAAGCTGGCGGCGCGGTCCGGCCTTTCGGGCACGCTGACGATGCGTTCGTCCGGCGACGGCGCCTTCATGACGGATGGCGGACACCTTATTCTCGACGCATCTTTTGGCCGTATTCCTGATGCAGAAGCGCTTGCACGCGAGCTGAACACTATCCCCGGTGTTGTCGAGCACGGACTTTTCATAAATTTGGCATCGCTTGCCATTATCGCGGGACCTGAAGGCGCCCGCGTGATGCAGGCAGTATAA
- a CDS encoding phosphoglycolate phosphatase, producing the protein MTSRPLSPLAIFDLDGTLVDTAADLVSSLNHTIAVAGLAPVTYEDLTHLVGQGARVMIKRAFALRETELPEAEIEPLYERFITHYRAEMPGESRPYPGIINTLDALSAAGITLAVCTNKTEILALPLLEKLGLTQYFAAITCGDTFEFRKPDARHILGTIEKAGGDVQRSIMVGDSINDILAAKNAAVPSIGVTFGYSDVPMVELEPDVVIDDFTELTPTLFEELVAKGAAAA; encoded by the coding sequence GTGACATCCCGCCCGCTCTCCCCGCTCGCCATCTTCGATCTCGACGGCACGCTCGTCGACACCGCCGCCGATCTCGTCTCGAGCCTCAATCACACCATTGCCGTGGCCGGGCTTGCCCCCGTCACCTATGAGGACCTGACCCACCTCGTCGGCCAGGGCGCGCGTGTGATGATCAAGCGCGCCTTCGCGCTTCGCGAGACAGAACTGCCGGAAGCCGAAATCGAGCCGCTCTATGAGCGCTTCATCACCCATTACCGCGCCGAAATGCCCGGCGAAAGCCGCCCCTATCCCGGCATCATCAACACGTTGGATGCGCTGTCGGCCGCCGGCATCACGCTTGCCGTCTGCACCAACAAGACCGAAATCCTCGCTTTGCCGCTGCTCGAAAAGCTGGGCCTAACCCAATATTTCGCCGCTATCACCTGCGGCGATACGTTCGAATTCCGCAAGCCGGATGCCCGCCATATTCTCGGCACCATCGAAAAAGCCGGCGGCGATGTCCAGCGCTCCATCATGGTCGGCGACAGCATCAACGACATTCTCGCCGCAAAGAACGCCGCCGTCCCGTCGATTGGCGTCACTTTCGGTTATTCGGATGTGCCGATGGTTGAACTGGAGCCGGATGTGGTGATCGACGATTTCACGGAATTGACGCCGACGCTGTTCGAAGAACTGGTTGCGAAGGGTGCAGCGGCCGCCTGA
- a CDS encoding murein L,D-transpeptidase → MLALGLCVSTALPGSAGAVTLMDLLRGGPGKVARDRGELPPAGIVTSPSVSGPSADASDPEPLPRVSGPRYYDYKADTARAVNTANFGEGLANLKFSATPEIAKALEAYYGAGGKTLWVSEGELTERANAVIAFFETVGESGLDPADYSISAPAKDVTASISSNAAGTTATGAPVETASASASDAYQRAQMQFELALSAKVLAYVQDTTRGRVDPNRLSGYHDFKRKTVNLAPVLKLAGLSPDVAAYLRSREPSSTEYLALKAELARLRGEGDAAHVVRVPADLVLKPGNSSADMANVVKAIEHRASPAFKAEHAAIISAYQQTPDYTPDLVDLVKAFQSENGLKPDGVIGRATVRAMVGESSDTKIAKVQVAMEQVRWLPADLGQRYVFINQPAFMAYYHNEGKEQFGMKVVVGSKANQTYFFQDEIQTVEFNPYWGVPQSIIVNEMLPKLRRDPSYLDRLGYEVQVGGRAVSSTSVNWYGSTNAVSVRQPPSSDNALGDLKILFPNAHAIYMHDTPAKSFFNRDMRALSHGCIRLVEPRRMAAAVLGTSVEKVGEQIASGKNRAVQVPEKVPVYVAYFTAWPDKDGKVQFFDDVYDRDSYVQKAFAVTTKARAASI, encoded by the coding sequence GTGCTGGCTCTCGGTCTTTGCGTTTCCACCGCTCTTCCCGGCAGCGCCGGCGCGGTAACGCTGATGGACCTTCTGCGCGGCGGCCCGGGCAAGGTTGCGCGCGATCGCGGTGAGTTGCCGCCGGCCGGCATCGTCACATCGCCGTCGGTTTCAGGACCGAGCGCCGATGCCTCCGATCCCGAGCCCCTGCCGCGCGTTTCCGGCCCGCGTTATTACGATTACAAGGCGGATACGGCCCGTGCGGTGAATACGGCGAATTTCGGCGAGGGTCTCGCCAATCTGAAGTTCAGCGCCACGCCCGAAATCGCCAAGGCGCTCGAAGCCTATTATGGCGCCGGCGGCAAGACGCTTTGGGTTTCCGAAGGCGAACTGACAGAGCGGGCAAATGCTGTCATCGCCTTTTTCGAAACGGTTGGCGAAAGCGGCCTCGATCCGGCCGACTACAGCATTTCCGCACCGGCAAAAGACGTGACGGCCAGCATCAGCAGCAATGCAGCCGGTACGACGGCCACGGGCGCGCCGGTGGAAACGGCGTCCGCATCGGCCTCCGATGCCTATCAGCGGGCGCAGATGCAGTTCGAGCTGGCGCTCTCGGCCAAGGTTCTGGCCTATGTGCAGGACACCACCCGTGGCCGCGTCGATCCGAACCGGCTGTCGGGCTACCATGATTTCAAGCGCAAGACGGTGAACCTCGCTCCCGTGCTGAAACTGGCGGGCCTGAGCCCCGATGTTGCCGCCTATCTGCGCAGCCGTGAACCGTCCAGCACTGAGTATCTTGCGTTGAAGGCGGAACTTGCGCGCCTGCGCGGCGAAGGCGATGCGGCGCATGTCGTCCGCGTTCCGGCTGATCTGGTGTTGAAGCCCGGTAACAGCAGCGCGGATATGGCCAATGTCGTCAAGGCCATCGAACACCGCGCTTCGCCCGCCTTCAAGGCTGAACATGCGGCCATCATTTCCGCTTATCAGCAGACGCCTGACTATACGCCCGATCTCGTTGATCTGGTGAAGGCGTTCCAGAGCGAGAACGGTCTGAAGCCGGACGGCGTCATCGGCCGCGCCACCGTGCGCGCCATGGTCGGCGAAAGCAGTGACACGAAGATTGCCAAGGTGCAGGTGGCGATGGAGCAGGTCCGCTGGCTGCCGGCCGATCTCGGCCAACGCTACGTCTTCATCAACCAGCCCGCTTTCATGGCCTATTACCACAATGAGGGCAAAGAACAGTTCGGCATGAAGGTGGTCGTCGGCTCCAAGGCCAACCAGACCTATTTCTTCCAGGACGAGATCCAGACTGTCGAGTTCAACCCCTATTGGGGCGTGCCGCAGTCTATCATCGTCAACGAGATGCTGCCGAAGCTGCGCCGCGACCCGTCCTATCTCGACCGGCTGGGTTATGAGGTTCAAGTGGGCGGCCGTGCGGTCTCCTCCACCAGCGTCAACTGGTACGGCTCGACCAATGCGGTTTCGGTTCGCCAGCCGCCGAGCAGCGACAATGCGCTGGGCGATCTGAAAATCCTGTTCCCCAATGCGCATGCCATCTACATGCACGATACGCCCGCCAAGAGCTTCTTCAACCGCGACATGCGGGCGCTGAGCCATGGCTGTATCCGTCTGGTCGAGCCGCGCCGCATGGCGGCTGCAGTTCTCGGCACCAGTGTCGAAAAGGTCGGCGAGCAGATCGCGTCTGGCAAGAACCGCGCCGTGCAGGTGCCGGAGAAGGTTCCGGTCTACGTGGCCTATTTCACCGCCTGGCCGGACAAGGACGGCAAGGTGCAGTTCTTCGACGATGTCTACGACCGTGACAGCTATGTGCAGAAGGCGTTTGCCGTGACGACGAAGGCGCGGGCCGCGTCGATCTGA
- the fumC gene encoding class II fumarate hydratase, translating to MTATRTETDTFGPIEVQADRYWGAQAQRSLGNFKIGWEKQPASVVRALGIVKQAAARANMALAGLDPKVGDAIIAAAQEVIDGKLTEHFPLVVWQTGSGTQSNMNANEVISNRAIEMLGGEMGTKKPVHPNDHVNMSQSSNDTYPTAMHIACVEEIVHHLLPALKHLHKALEAKVKQFEKIIKIGRTHTQDATPLTLGQEFSGYAAQVASAIANIETTLPALSKLAQGGTAVGTGLNAPIGFAEKVAEEISTITGLPFVTAPNKFEALASHDSMVFSHGAINAAAAALFKIANDIRFLGSGPRAGLGELSLPENEPGSSIMPGKVNPTQSEALTQVCAHIFGNNAALSFAGSQGHFELNVYNPMMAYNFLQSVQLLGDAAVSFTDNCVVGIEAREDNIKKGVENSLMLVTALNSKLGYDICAKIAKTAHKNGTTLRDEAVGGGYLTNEEFDQYVRPENMIGPK from the coding sequence ATGACAGCCACACGGACGGAAACCGATACATTTGGACCCATTGAAGTTCAGGCCGATCGCTATTGGGGCGCGCAGGCGCAGCGCTCGCTCGGCAACTTCAAGATCGGCTGGGAAAAGCAGCCCGCCTCTGTCGTTCGTGCGCTGGGCATCGTCAAGCAGGCAGCCGCCCGTGCCAACATGGCGCTGGCAGGCCTCGACCCCAAGGTCGGCGACGCCATCATCGCCGCCGCACAGGAAGTCATCGACGGCAAGCTGACCGAGCATTTCCCGCTCGTCGTCTGGCAGACCGGCTCCGGCACCCAGTCCAACATGAATGCCAATGAGGTGATCTCCAACCGCGCCATCGAAATGCTCGGCGGCGAAATGGGCACCAAGAAGCCCGTTCACCCCAATGACCACGTCAATATGAGCCAGTCCTCGAACGACACCTACCCGACGGCGATGCACATCGCCTGCGTGGAAGAGATCGTTCACCACCTGCTGCCCGCCCTCAAGCACCTGCACAAGGCGCTGGAAGCCAAGGTCAAGCAGTTCGAAAAGATCATCAAGATCGGCCGCACCCACACGCAGGATGCGACCCCGCTGACGCTCGGCCAGGAATTCTCCGGCTATGCCGCGCAGGTCGCCTCCGCCATCGCCAACATTGAAACCACCCTGCCCGCGCTCTCCAAGCTCGCCCAGGGCGGCACGGCCGTCGGCACGGGCCTCAACGCTCCCATCGGTTTCGCCGAAAAGGTCGCCGAGGAAATCTCCACGATCACCGGCCTGCCCTTCGTGACCGCGCCGAACAAGTTCGAGGCGCTCGCCTCGCACGATTCCATGGTCTTCTCGCATGGCGCGATCAATGCGGCAGCTGCTGCGCTGTTCAAGATCGCCAACGACATCCGCTTCCTCGGTTCCGGCCCGCGCGCCGGTCTCGGCGAGCTCTCGCTGCCGGAAAACGAGCCCGGCTCGTCGATCATGCCGGGCAAGGTCAACCCGACCCAGTCGGAAGCGCTGACGCAGGTCTGCGCCCACATCTTCGGCAACAATGCAGCATTGTCCTTCGCCGGTTCGCAGGGCCACTTCGAGCTCAACGTCTATAACCCGATGATGGCCTACAACTTCCTGCAGTCGGTCCAGCTTCTGGGCGACGCGGCCGTCTCCTTCACCGACAATTGCGTCGTCGGCATCGAGGCCCGCGAGGACAATATCAAGAAGGGCGTCGAAAACTCTCTGATGCTCGTCACTGCGCTTAACAGCAAGCTCGGCTACGACATCTGCGCCAAGATCGCCAAGACGGCACACAAGAACGGCACGACGCTGCGCGACGAGGCCGTTGGTGGCGGATACCTCACCAACGAGGAATTCGACCAATATGTGCGCCCGGAAAACATGATCGGCCCGAAGTAA